One part of the Polycyclovorans algicola TG408 genome encodes these proteins:
- a CDS encoding DUF423 domain-containing protein, producing MTPLWLALAGAYGAVGVALGAFGAHGLRARVTPERLAVWHTATEYHLLHAVVLLGLALWLRIAPQAPLVSAAAACIAAGVLVFSGSLYVLVLADLRWLGAVTPLGGVLLIIGWVLIVVAAFRQPAL from the coding sequence ATGACGCCTTTATGGCTGGCACTGGCAGGGGCTTACGGCGCCGTGGGCGTCGCGCTGGGGGCATTTGGCGCCCACGGGTTGCGCGCACGGGTGACGCCCGAGCGCCTGGCCGTGTGGCACACCGCCACCGAATATCACCTGCTGCACGCGGTGGTGTTGCTGGGGCTGGCGCTGTGGCTGCGCATCGCGCCGCAGGCGCCCCTGGTCAGCGCGGCAGCGGCCTGCATCGCGGCCGGGGTGCTGGTGTTCTCGGGCAGCCTTTACGTCTTGGTGCTGGCCGACCTGCGCTGGCTGGGCGCGGTGACGCCGCTGGGCGGTGTGCTGCTGATCATCGGCTGGGTCTTGATTGTGGTGGCCGCGTTTCGCCAGCCGGCACTGTGA